The Magnolia sinica isolate HGM2019 chromosome 3, MsV1, whole genome shotgun sequence genome includes the window cactagtgcctctacagtcacactgcctcacatgctcacgccctcgcaccgagcccatgACCGTGCCCAAGCGTGACTAGAACAcccaaggtccatagtccttggactaggtaagcaaatattatagtaatccactgttttcatttaaaccacaaaaagttctcctccctttcccatgtgggactattctcaaGAAAGCTATACCTACAAAAGCTTTaatacaattttttaaaaaaaatatattttatttaaaatatattttataaaatcactTTATTTTATAACATAATTGAGGAGCATGGCCTCTTTTATCATAATAGGCTCTGGACCATTAAACCAAGCACAACTTTGCTtacttattttgaatttttttaataccCATACTATCttgtaattattttaaatattcGTTATTATTCATAGAAATAAAACATGTTTATTAAATATTTAGTTAGCTTGAGTCTATAAGCCGGCCCCACCCACATGAATATCAAGTCGAGTTGTGTTCTTGAGTTTTCAAACTATGGTTTCTATCCTGGATTGCATTCATGATGTTTTGAATTCCATTCATGTTTTGGTTTCGATGCTACCCGGGCATCATAAGAAGCATTTGTTTAATAGATAATTCTGTTTgaagatgaatatttaatggcTAATATTCAAATCCAGGATTCAAAGGTTGGGATCATCAATTAGGTATGATTATAACATCGTAGTTTCTGTATGGTCGTACGGAGAATATGAATTTAGTTCACATCAGCGTAAGTATTCAATTCCAGAGTGAAACCAACCACTTTATGTTACTATGGTGCACCCTTCTCTATCAGAAACCTCACACTTGCCAGACTGGGAGATACGgagaagaaacaagaaggaagaggCGGAGGTGACTGAAAGGTAGTCAAAACAATTTCTTTCCCTTTCACAAGAGAGCCCATGAATTTCCATGCAACCCCACACTTGCCTTTGAAAGCCGTCGGCCTCGAATTTGTGGAAAACGCGTGACATTCGTTTGTGATGGGAGATGACCCTTGACCCACGTTAAGCTGTATCAGTGACCTAAATAATTCAAGTCTAGAATGACCCAATCAGTCACCTTATCTTGTGAAGGTACCTGGTCCCACAAAAGGTGGACTTTCTACGGCAGGTATAGTAGGAAGCAcctgtgattttatttatttatttattttttattattattattatttcaaacacaccaccacacactcacgccatagtgggatttcacctccTATgtatactcgaacccttgactgggtgttgaaactccttagagtctaccacccgagcaagagtaaggatccaaagcACCTGTGATTAACTTTGCTACCTCAGCGTATCTTGGAACGCTGGATGAGTTGGTTTTCACCATGGagaaattaacaccattattacacaatgatcaTGTCTGGAAATATGATCGCATTTTCACCATCCAACATTTGgggtcaattttttttctttaagaaaAACATTGCATTAGGTGAAATCAACATTTGGTGGACCATAAAATTGTAATCAACGAATTAGATTTCACAACTGATGCTGGTCGCCTATATGCATATGCAGCTTGAGTGTGAATGGAGGGgtgggtaaaacacatgcatcaatgtaagGCTCACAAGTTAAGTGGATTTCAGATTCTACTTGAAATCCCTGAAATCCCACCACCGTATCTCCTGCTTggactcactacaagaaaaaggcttttagcctcggttcaaaatcatggtttaaaagaaaaaaaaagtgaggcTAAATCCAAGCCAATGTGCTGCAACCACATGGTTAAAGGCGTTAGCCTTAGTTTTGGCGATCGAAGCTATAAAGCTTTTTAGCCTTGGTTCTCTAATTAAGGCTAAAAGaacatttaaattttagaatCGGTTGCATCTAATGGAGGCTAAATTTCAATTTTAACCTTGATTCTCAACAACCCAGGATTAAGCCTTTAATCAATTGGTTGTAGCCTCTATAGTAAAACCAAGGTTATAACTAGATTTAGTCTTTATTGACATCAACTAACCAATGCTAAATTTAGCTTTTAACTTCGATTGTTGAAAATTAAGGCTAAATCCAATTTTTAAAATCGGCTCTTAACAATCGAGCCTAAATTTAATTTTTAGCCACAGTGGATCTTAACAAAGGCTAAAGCCATCTTTATCTTTAGTTTCTATCAACTGAGCTAAAAATATATTTTTGCCTCATTTATAAAGCGAGGGTAAAAgcgttgctttttttttttttttttttaatttgtttttttaaaatttaattagttGTTTGAATAAACTTATACAAGTTTTAATTGTTGAACTTacataatcatttattcattcattaaattcAATCATTTATTCAAGCatctattcattcatttaattcaaTTTTCATCAAGATATAAACAATTATAAAAGCACAATTTATTAAATATAATAATCCAAGTAAATCATTATAAAACAATGAAATCTCAAGTATTAATGTTACTATACAATTATGTCAAGAAACGACTTGACTACTAATTCTTCTCCCTTTTCTATTGGTTCCCTTGACCTCGAGTGTATTCCTATAAATGGATGTTGAGTCAGCTTGTGCAAATGTAATTGATTCACGTAAAACAACATTTATATTGAGGACATTGCTCGAAGTTAAGGCCGTCGTCAATGAGGTCATATTTTCTCTCATCTGCTGTCATATATATGCTCCATCATCCGCTGCTCCAATTGTTCTAGATGCTCACACTTCGTCATTCTACCCTCCACAAGCTGCTCCACCTGCTTGTTCATCTGCCGCCTCAACTCCTCTGTTTGCATTCGTATCTCCACCAAATACATGGCTATCATGTGCACTTAATAAGAAGAAATTAATCCAGTAATATCTCCTTTTATCATTTACATATATTGGATGGTAAACTTATAATTGGTAGTCTACTAATCGATATTGGTAAGAGAATAAGCTCaatgttttatttttctattaaaagATTTATATCATGTTTGCATGCAATATCAATCAAATTTAATCATTAGTATATGACAAAGAGGAAATAACGATTCAGCTACAAATTTCCAACAgattaaagaaataaataaatggatTATCCAATGAAAGTTCATCGAGGCTTACAAGATTGGGTGATGTTAGCCAAAGACAGGAAGATGCTCCGGAAAGATAGTTATTGTCAAGCCAATTGACCCAAATTCAAATACCCACAGTTAGattcagccacctattcaatatttcaattaaaaaaaagtgGATAATGAATATaggagaggaattatatgatgtgTATCCCGCATCTCTTAGAACCATGCCCGAGTTCTATGTTTTGGTGAGTACAGGGGCTTGCGGTTAGGTAATCAAACCAATGGTTTGTTGAGGCTCGAAAGTATCCTTGCGGTGATTGCAATTGAAAATTcatgagataaatatataaatcCTCCCAAACCAATACCAATGTAAAAAGCTCCACCTCCCAAGATAATCTAAATATCACAAAAGACAatgaggaaaagaaaaagatgtgTTAACGGAGAAGAAAAATGTGCTTAAGGTAGGTGACCATAACATTGTACATCTATGCAAGGAGAGATTTTCGCCCGGGACCTATAATAAGTTgaagaataacaaattttgattgatACCAATCCTCCAAAATGTCAATAACAATGCTTATATtattgatctttcagatgacatGAAGATTTCACTTACTTTCAACATTGCGGGCTTAGCCGGGTATATATCATAACCGAAGCTAGACAAGAACTTGAGGTCAAGTAGAGCGGGTAGCAAATACTTTCATggcaagatggaccagagaaggcccgatcgaatGTGGAAATGATCTCGACCGTCAAGACCTTAAAATAGTTATAACTCACAAACCGGGATAAGTTTTTTGACATATATGATATGATTTTGGGGAAGGAAAAAACTACTTTAACCAAACAACCTGCTATGTCGGCTTGCCTAGGCTaataacatgattaggctaaattggacgtttactatttttggccaaaacccATGAAGTCTATTAGGAATGGATacggtctataaatagtaagtttgatATTCATGGTAAGTCACGTTTTCAGGATGTTTGAGTGAGTTTGAAacctctcatattattttaagggtaATAGGCTAtgttgatcgacctcatcacgtctctCACTACATGAAATTGGGTGGCTGATATCGAATCCCCCACTGCATGAGACTGGGTGGCTGATATCGAATGGTATCATCTCCCAGTCTGTTTGATTTTCTGGCGTCCTGAGATTGACGGCCTTGATTGGTTCACATGAGCGCCCCTATTGCAGTTGCTTGGAAGTTTGCCCTACCATCAAATTTTCAGTTCAGATGGGGTCCATCAAGTAAAAGCGACTAGTTGGGGAAAccggattgcttactgagttactcagtacgatcTGATTATGCATGGCCCAGCCCAATCCTAGCCACTTTCTTTTGGGCAAGATCTAGCTGTTCATTAAGTAATGCCCAATCATGCAAAACATTAATAAAAATGCCCTTCCAACCTTAAATGTACCGGGATGGGTCCGGCTCAGGTTGGGATTACAGGATCTTAGACACATCCTGAGCCCGGCCCAATTAATGAACGGGCTTGAATTCAGCTGAAGCCCCGAGGGCCAGTGttgcccattgatagccctaactACGTCCTACAAGATACAGATCCCAATTATCTTTGCCATTCGTATGGAGGCGGGACACCTGATTCCGGTCGATACAGATCGGGCGTTATTCTCTGAAGCCCGGGCTCTTCTCGCCTCTTCGTCAGCAACACCCATTGCTAGAAAGAAGGGAGATGTCTCACAAGTCGCCCCAAAAAGGGCGCTGGTCTCGTCCGCAAAATCCTTGCGAAGAACAGCCCGGAGCCTCTCTCCTACGTCTCGACAATTCACGGCTGGAAGCTTGTTGTCGGCTTCAATGGCTGTCACGGCATCTGCTACCAGTCATTCTTTCTCCATCTCCTCTCTGCCGTTGGCGAAAGCAGCTCTTCCAACAGCCAAAAATTAGATTCCGGCACCAATCCAGCTTCCCCCGGCATCCCGACCCAGGCCGGATCAAATCCTCGCTATGAGAAGGGATTCCAGGTATCGTTTCTACCCCGATCGTTGGAGAAGACTGTTTTGTGCTTCAAACATTTGTGTCTGGTACTAGAAAATGCAGGGGAGATGGGCTCAGTCGCTGGGCCTGTTTCGGCAGAAGATTTGGGCCTTCTTCAGGATGCCTTAGGCCCTCTCTAACTCTATCACTCGGTTTCTGAGATAAATTGTACTATTAATATGACCCACGTAGCCCATCATCTTCGGGCCAATCCTGCAATAGCTGCAATGGAGCCCGAGTCTGCAGTTTTGGACCCAAGCTTTGCTGCTCCCCAGGAACCCGTTCCATCATTGCTGGGCCGTCAGAGCGGCCCAACTGGAAAGCAATAGCCAACGTGTAGACGTGGGCCCCTCCTCTGCTACCGGCCAATCCGCCCAAGTTAATAATGTGGACCACAAGTTATAGTGTCACTTGTAACTTATTAAGAGCATGTAACAGCCAACTCTTTCAAAAGGTTGCCCCACCATAGGGATCACCCACGCATAAGTCATCCCCTTCCGCTCCACAGTCAgcccacaacatagaaaacagtggctgGCCATTGATAAATCGCAGCTGACAAGTTTAGGTAAGGTAAtgatgcaattttattttatttttgttttgtttgtttgttcgTTTGTTTTTTCACAGGGTGAGCTTAATCATCTCCATACCGGCCATTtgtttttacagcttattttaagacatgaaacaGACACAAATTTCAAGCGGACCATATCACAAGAAGCGGTGGCcactgaatgcctaccattgacaGCTTTCTAGCATCCAATCGGCTGATAAGGCCACAGAGACCAAGatggaaggaaaaataaaaaaatcttcttgatccaaaacttttgtggcccaaaaaaggattttaatggccAATAACTCCTGTTTCCTGTGAGGTCATATAGACGAGAatgaagggaaagcataaataccagcttgatcgaaCTTTTGTGCccagtttttaacggtaagcttCCAATTCtagatgtggtctacttgatccttCAATCTttctcttttttgggctcatgccttaaaatgatctgtcaaactattatacatcatggtggcccacagagccccttacaagaccgtccgtctctagctaggtccgcAGTGTGTTCAACTGTCGTAATTTCTTATACGTATTCTGCGTTGCCACGTGGGAGAGGCGGGTGCCATAAAAGAAAACTTAGAACCCTGTTGTTGCAGAAGAAAACAGTGAGTGTGAGTCATGGTTCCCTGCATCTTCTTCTTCGCAATTCTCAGCTTTCCTTCCTGTCTTTTCTCTACTGTCACGACGTACGTAGAACCTAGTTGGAGCGATCATACATGGTCGAACAACAATTCGATAATCGACACCATCGACTATGGAGACGGCTCCTTTGTGAGGTTAATCTTTAAGGCGAACAGCTCCGATCCGGACGTACCAGTCTTCGCGTGCGGATTTATCTGCACTGGCACCTGTGATTCCTATTTCCTTGCAATCGTTTTTCTCAGAGCATTCAATGCCAGCGCAACCGATCCTCAAGAAGGCTTTCCAGGCCTTGTTTGGTTAGCCAACAGAGATAACCCCATAAGAGAGAATGGGACGTTGACTCTGACCTCCGATGGAGATCTGGTACTGCGAGATTCTGATGGCACCAAAGTCTGGTCTACTGACACGTCCGGTAAGTCCGTTGTCGGCATTGTCCTTCAAGAAAATGGAAATCTTCAGCTTTACAGTATCAACTACAGGGTTTGGGAGTCGTTTGATCATCCGACCGACACATTACTCCCAGGTCAGAAGTTATATGAGGGCCGTCGGCTTATTGCCAGCTCCTCAGCTAAGAATTGCAGCAGCGGGCAGTACTACGCTGAGATGACTTCAGCTGGTTTTGCTGCGTTTGTCGAAGCAGATCCACCATTGAAGTATGTTCAGTTGATGCCGGATCCAAATCTTCATAGAGGACTGAATCGAAGAATGGTGGCTTTGCACTGGAACATATCAAACAATACAATTCCGAGAGATTCCTTCTTCCTGTGTTCTCTCTATGAATGCAAGGATTTACCTTATCCTGGAAGCAGACCAACAACCTATGCGGCACTCTATGGCAAAAACCTTGTCCTTACCATTGGAGAAACCAACTATAGTTATCAGGTATCCCCCGACTCCACAGTTGGATCCTATCAGTACCTGAGGCTGGGTTTCGATGGGCATCTGAGGACTTACCAGTGgcgaaaaaatgatattttgagagGGGTTTATGATTTCGTAGTTCAACGTTTGGATGATTGCCAGTATCCTCACGATTGTGGCGATTATGGAGTTTGCAGCAGAGGCGTCAAATGTAGTTGTCCGAAGGCATTGGATGGGTTGGACTACTTCAAGCGAAACAGAGGAACATTGCCAAGCCAGGGATGCTCTGAAATCACTCCTTTGTCTTGCCAGAGTCCATTAGATTATCACCGTCTTGTGAATTTTGGAAACCTTTCCTACTTCAACTTCATTGATTCAGGTGCTGCCGTTCCGAAATTGAAAGATCTGGAAGGATGCAAGCAGGCATGTTTGAAAAACTGCACTTGCAAAGCTGCTTTCTTTAATTATGGCAGCAACACTTCCGATGGATACTGCTATTTGCTGACCAAGATCCTGTCGATACGAGCAGACCCAATACCAGGTACTAACATTTCCAAGTCATCTGCATTCGTCAAGATTCAACTCCCAATACCAGGCACCAACAGTGCGTCCAGAAACAAAGTCCATTTAGCTGCAATAATCTCAGGGTCTGTAGCATTGCTAGTTGTTTTTATTCTATTTGCTATGTGCATTGTGatttcaaggaagaagaagaaagagagggaggatgAAGGGGAATATTTCAAACAAGTACTGGGAATGCCCGGGAGATTCTCTTATGAGGACCTGCGCATTGCAACAGATGATTTCAGGGAAAAGCTTGGAGAAGGAGGATTTGGATCTGTGTTTAAAGGAGTTCTCGAAGATGGCACCAAAATTGCAGTGAAACAATTGGAAAAAACAGGGCAAGGAATGAAGGAGTTCTTGGCAGAGGTCGAAACGATAGGCAACATCCACCATTTCAATCTCGTGCGGTTGATTGGCTTTTGTGCAGACAGATCTCACCGACTTCTAGTTTATGAGTACATGATCAACCGATCTTTGGATCACTGGATATTCAATGGAAATAAGAATCAGGTTCTAGATTGGCAAACCCGAAAGAAGATTATACTGGATGTAGCAAAAGGGCTGGCTTATCTTCACGAAGATTGTCATCAAAGAATCGTTCATTTGGATATCAAGCCTCAGAACATTCTCTTGGATGACAACTTCAACGCCAAAGTTTCAGATTTTGGGTTATCGAAGATGATAGATAGAGACCAAAGCCAAGTACAGACGACAATGAGAGGAACTCCAGGGTATCTTGCTCCGGAATGGCGACAGCTTAGAATTACGTTGAAGGTAGACATCTATAGTTTTGGGATCGTTGTTCTTGAGATTGTTTGTGGAAGGAAGAACTTGGATCACTCTTGTTCAGAACCAAGCATGCATCTGCTTAGGTTGTTGCAGGAGAAGGCCGAGGAGAACCATCTGATTGACATCATCGATGGGTCAAGTGCTGATATGGAATTGCATAGAGAAGAAGCCATGAAAATGATTAAGCTGGCAGCATGGTGCTTGCAGGATGATCATACAAGAAGGCCTCTGATGTCTATGGTGGTGAAGGTCCTAGAGGGAGCAATGGAAGTAGAGCCAGAGATCAGTTATAGATTTTGCAATGCCATGGCATGCAATCCTACTACTAGGGCTGATTTTCACGTCTTCTCGGATCCACCACAGGCGTCAGTGCTCTCAGGGCCTAGATAATGGAAGCTTATGGTTGTGTAAGGTTATGAACATTGGCAGGTCCAGGTACATGTTTGATTCCCTTCTGTTGGTGTTTGTTGTAAACCAAGGGTTCAAGTATTTGTTCTTTTAACTACTAATGTACCTTTGGAATTATGTATTGCAATTTGCTTTCAAGCtacttttagattttctttttaaaccaGACCAATCAATTTGGTTTAATGAATTATTATATTGTtcctgtgtttggatgcaaagtAGATTGAATTGCCATCATTCtgtttaatcaagaggaaatcGAGAAATTGATGAAATTTCCTGGTATTTATAGTGAGGAGTAGTACCTCAAATTTCAGTTGCATTTCTTTCTAATCCAATCCAACCCGTTTACAATGAGATCTTGCACGCCTGCCACATTGAAGAGAGAGCGGAGTTGGATAGCTAAAATTGAGAATCATGTTCAATAGATGTCCTTGGTCTGGGATTATATTCTTGAAATTTCTGTGGAAATAAGAACTTCGATCGCTCTTGGTGAGAATCAAGCACACATCTGCTTAGGCTGTTGTATGCAGAGATCAAGGAGAACCACgtcattgatatcatcgatgGTTCGAGTGTGGTAGCAGATGGATCATGTTCTGAAAATTTACCACCACCTATGATTCTAACCTGATGTTGGCCTTCAAATGGGTGGTTCAAAGGAAATGGTCAGTCATTCAAATTTAATGGCTTGTGTTGGATGGTATTGTCACCCTCGCAGTTTAAATTTTCATAGTGCTCCATCAAAATGTGAGTTGACATTTTATGGTCTGGATTGACTCACATGCGTTGCCCCTACTGCAATTGCATTAAGGTTTGCCCTGGTATCGAATTTTTAGTTTGCGTGGAAAGCGGTCGACATGAGCCTCAATCCCTAACTCACTGGGAAGGTGATGGTGAACTGAGACTGTTCGCGAGGTAGCTcctatgatggacggtccacacttAAAAGAAACACCCTGTGAACAGTGCAAGTGCAGTTCACCATCCGCCCCCACAGTATATGGAAGGAGTGTGACTTGATGCTGATTCGTCAAGATATATGACTTGGATGAGCGACTCAGTCTCTAGAATAGACATGTAGTAAAGTAGAATGTTCGATATTTTGAAATGTGCAATGCTCAGTATTACAGcttgtacaagtgggtcccatggcttcACGATCCAAACCATTAGTCAGTTGGGACCCatgttcaaatatcacttcgGAGGAGACAGTTGTGCCTTTTCAATTCATGATCTGCAGataaacggttcaaatgagaaaCTATTAGCCAGGCTATGAATTCAAGGTAAAAATAAGTCTTAAGACTGGTTTGTAGGGATGGAAATGGCCACGGTAGGGCCAAGCCCTAGTTCCTTAAGCCCTGCCTGTGGCCTTAATCGGGCTTAAAAGGCCCTTTCCTTAACCTTATAGGGCCGAGTCAAGTAATTAGGACCGGCCATCTAAGGAAAAGATTTAAATAATAAGGGGTTTGAAATAGTATGTCCAAAATTTACTGGGTATCCTTCATCTAAGATC containing:
- the LOC131240964 gene encoding G-type lectin S-receptor-like serine/threonine-protein kinase SD2-5 — its product is MVPCIFFFAILSFPSCLFSTVTTYVEPSWSDHTWSNNNSIIDTIDYGDGSFVRLIFKANSSDPDVPVFACGFICTGTCDSYFLAIVFLRAFNASATDPQEGFPGLVWLANRDNPIRENGTLTLTSDGDLVLRDSDGTKVWSTDTSGKSVVGIVLQENGNLQLYSINYRVWESFDHPTDTLLPGQKLYEGRRLIASSSAKNCSSGQYYAEMTSAGFAAFVEADPPLKYVQLMPDPNLHRGLNRRMVALHWNISNNTIPRDSFFLCSLYECKDLPYPGSRPTTYAALYGKNLVLTIGETNYSYQVSPDSTVGSYQYLRLGFDGHLRTYQWRKNDILRGVYDFVVQRLDDCQYPHDCGDYGVCSRGVKCSCPKALDGLDYFKRNRGTLPSQGCSEITPLSCQSPLDYHRLVNFGNLSYFNFIDSGAAVPKLKDLEGCKQACLKNCTCKAAFFNYGSNTSDGYCYLLTKILSIRADPIPGTNISKSSAFVKIQLPIPGTNSASRNKVHLAAIISGSVALLVVFILFAMCIVISRKKKKEREDEGEYFKQVLGMPGRFSYEDLRIATDDFREKLGEGGFGSVFKGVLEDGTKIAVKQLEKTGQGMKEFLAEVETIGNIHHFNLVRLIGFCADRSHRLLVYEYMINRSLDHWIFNGNKNQVLDWQTRKKIILDVAKGLAYLHEDCHQRIVHLDIKPQNILLDDNFNAKVSDFGLSKMIDRDQSQVQTTMRGTPGYLAPEWRQLRITLKVDIYSFGIVVLEIVCGRKNLDHSCSEPSMHLLRLLQEKAEENHLIDIIDGSSADMELHREEAMKMIKLAAWCLQDDHTRRPLMSMVVKVLEGAMEVEPEISYRFCNAMACNPTTRADFHVFSDPPQASVLSGPR